A region of the Chroicocephalus ridibundus chromosome 1, bChrRid1.1, whole genome shotgun sequence genome:
ggagtttgagtgactttagtcgtacatacttttaccatgagtggtgtaaatttttctcgcttcacaattaaaggtctagtttacgagaagctcagggcgcaggctcaagaaggagcggtcgcaccttggaggcgggtagccttcggggtggaggtgtgttttggtattataatgacattctaatgagcaaagttcgcacaaaggacagcatttcatcaaaatttggcaaaatgttggctccgagtatggagcgggcagctaattggcagcttatctgtttcctggtatcatcccattcccgtatccgctatacatcctaaggtaaagccgcggaataattgcatcccgtcccgtacgtcatgtagcttatcagggaaccacaggtgttgtattcttcatgccagctgcagctgttttctccctcagaagcctcttgattttctacttttccttcctgtgtgaacaatgctgtacttttgtgtttttagccaatgtagtatttattccacaggggggcagcgaggtctgtccctgtccccgtccccgtcccccaccccaccctctgccctcagcaggaggagaggaaccaggtcctcacctcctacctgtgggtccgtcaggcctggctggatgcccacctcgcctgggacaaggacgcttacggcggcatcgacagcatccgcatccccagcagctacgtctggcggccggacatcatcatcctctacaacgagtgggtgctgctcgccctcccccaccccccggctgctcccggagctgggggggctgaggctgcggctgggggtgttgccaacggggagcaggggggtcctggtgtgggggatgtggggagacggtcacctcgactgggtgagaaggcggcggcaggaggtgctggcatcagcctggtgtgccacccacctggcagctgggatgtgccaccacgggggtgaccaggggcagcgagccccctcttcctgggggtgacgtggggaggggacacggggttggggacagtgctcggccccggccccgcagacccttgccccacgtggggctcggggccatcctggccccacagcgatccctcccccagcgccgacgacggctttggcggctcggtggagaccaacgtggtgctgcgctccgacgggcacatcacgtgggactcgcccgccatcaccaagagctcctgcaaggtggatgtctcctacttgcccttcgacgggcagcggtgccgcctcaccttcggctcctggacctacaatgggaaccagatcgacctccgcaACCGGCTGGACACCGGGGACCTGACGGACTTCGTGGAGAACGTGGAGTGGGAGGCGCTGGGCATGCCGGCTGTAATAagtagaatcatgtttgttaatcaaatcaggctttcttaaaggctggtgaaaacttacactttttcgactcttcacatacttaaatcgcaggcatccagcgtcctgtctggtgcactttgatacctcaaggcctaaatcacaggcatctggtttgttttaacacttcaaagggaagaggtaagttgtgagataagctgaaaagagtctccccaaggacactgataaagatgaggagccttcagccccaccaccatcaggaggcgggacaagaccgaccccctagcaacacgtcgctcagacacagaatataccaggattgacacatatacgggaaccagaagagtatataatcaactacttttgggaagtgggtgtgcaccgttggcggagcaaagactccccggccgcccagcgctgttttgcttgctgccgcttgcttaataaactaatttgattaattggactggttcctgtcaattattgggccacaatctataacaccgGCCACGAGGAACATCATCACCTACGGCTGCTGCTCCGAGCCCTACCCTGACGTCACCTACACgctgctcctccgccgccgcgcctccttctacatagaatcatagaatcgctgaggttggaagggacctttaagatcatcaagtccaacctttaacctaccctgacaaaagccacttctaaacatgtccctaagtgccccatctacccttttttttaaacacctcctgggatggtgaatccaccacctccctgggcagactattccaatgtttaataatcctttcagtgaaaaaatgtttcctaatatccaatctaaacctcccctgacataacttgaacccgtttcctctcatcctatcacttgtcaccagggagaagaggtcagcccccatctctctacaacctcctttcagggagttgcagagagcgagaaggtctcccctcagcctcctcttctccaggctaaacaaccccagctccctcagtcgtttttcataaggtttgtcctccagacccctcaccagctttgtagcccttctctggacacgctccaacacctcaatgtccctcttgtagcgaggggcccaaaactgaacgcagtactcgcggtggggcctcaccagtgccgaggacagggggatgatcacttccctagtccggctcaccacactattcctgatacaggctaggatgctgttggccttcttggccacctgggcacactgctggctcgtattcaaccggcagtcaaccaacacccccaggtccttttttgacgggctgctttcgagccactctgccccaatcctgtagcgctgcatggggctgttgtgacccaagtgcaggacccggcacttggccttgttgaacctcataccattggtctcagcccatcggtccagcctgtccacatccctctgcagagccaacctcccctcaagcagatcaacacgcccgcccagcttagtgtcatctgcaaacttacggagggtgcattcgatcccctcatccagatcattgataaagatattaaagagaaccggccccagcaccgagccctgggggacaccacttgtgaccggacaccaactggattgaactccatttaccaccactctctgggcacggccatccagccagttttttacccagcgaagagtacacctgtccaggccatgagcagccagtttctccaggagaatgctgtgggaaacggtgtcaaaagctttgcaaaaatccaagtagataacatccacagcttttccctcatccactaagtgggtcaccttatcgtagaaggatattaggtttgataggcatgacctgcccttcacaaacccatgctgactgggcctgatcaccctgttctcctgcatgtgccgtgtaatggcactgaggaggatctgttccatgaccttcccaggcaccgaggtcagactgactggcctgtagttccccggatcctccttccggcccttcttgtggatgggtgtcacatttgctaacctccagtcagctgggacctccccggttgtccaggactgctcataaatgatgcaaagtggcctggcgagcacttccgccagctctttcaatacccttgggtggatcccatccggccccatagatttgtgcagctccaggtgctgaagcaggtccctcaccgtttccctttggattacaggggcttcattctgctccccatccctgtcttctagctcaggggtctgggtactcagggaacaactggtcctactgctgaagactgaggcaaagactgcattaagtacctcagccttttcctcatccttggtcactatgttcacatcttcagcctgctcctgccctgcatcatGGTCTCCTTCCTGGCACCCCTTGGCTTCTACCTGCCGGCCGACTCCGGGGAGAAGGTCTCACTGggggtgacagtgctgctggccctcaccgtcttccagctgctggtggtggagagcaCGCAGCCCTCGGAGAGCGTCCCGTTCATCGGTGAGCCTTGATGGCACCCAGGACCCTCCCATGGGACCAGGGCGTCTGCACCGGGGTGGTGGGCACCCCCCCATGCCAGGGGGGGTTTCGATGGGGGGAGGTGGGcacaggtctctccccaccccaccgcggcatcaccacccattacccacgcagggaagtactacatcgccaccatgaccatgatcacggcctccaccgcgctgaccatcttcatcatgaacgtccaccactgcggcccggggccccggcccgtgcccccctgggccaggtggctcatcctccaccacatggcctggctctgctgtgtctacgaggtgggcgagagctgcaagagcccccggcgggtgctgggcaggcaggcgtgcagggaggacactggggggctgggggagagccccatggagggggaggtgggtgccgaggcagggggctgtccccgggactgctgcctgtgccaccacgatggcctgctgaggaacatggGCTACGTCGCCAGCTGCTgccggcatcaccaagcctcccagcgctggaccggcgagtggaagaaggtggccaaggtgatggaccgcttcttcatgtgggtcttcttcctcatggtcttcctcatgagtgtgctggtcctgggcaatgctgcatgatggccctgGGGACTCACTGCCCCCAggggcagtggtggccacgggTGCCCTATGggggtggctcgtcctgagccccccttggcccttTGTGGTCCTGCAGCATGGAAGATCCAGcagcgccagggaagaggagcctgagagcgggaacctgactcggccggggctgccccggctgaagGGTTGAGAGGTcacggccccccccttcccccctcgtccccttcACCCCTCGTCCCCCcttcaccccttccccctcgtcccatggctcccctccctcatccagagtccctccccagctttcctggagacccttgagggactggaaggggctccaaggtctccacggacctttctttctccagcctgaacgcccccaactctctcagcctgtcctcacagcagagggcctccagccctcccagcatctccggggcctcctctggaccatatatatatatttatatatatatataaagagacaccttccgctcctcctgtgtccccaccagtgcctgccaccctgcctggccaggggccgggtctgctgcagccccccgagacgccactccagtgtccggcagccctgctgagggtcccaggggagtagggcagccccccatggcccctccgggtgctggctggggccaggatggtgcccaggagggacggaggggtctggccctcgacgcctttggtgacagagcgcggggctcgtggagctctggggctgctgcccacccagggcagggcaggtcagtgctggggtccaccatagcacccatggcgggtgtggggcagcacttgggtgccgcgggtggctggcagggtcccgcagcagctgcagggctctcgccgggttggagtgggggaatttgaaggggaagctgccgttgGAGCCGCACAAGGGGAAGCCGCCACATTCAGCGGCGGGTGCAGGTTGTTGCGCgggtaggggacagtgaggggtgcagccctgctgtgtgagcgaaccgcacttgggtgcaggcagatgctcagccaaacccaagttaatgctcttgcgtgaggccgtcagcgagagctcagcaccaaaaccaaaaaccagccctgtttcggctggagatcgggctggtaagtggctgaaacagcctgaacgcagcagaaaacccgactacgactcaacccctcgatgctctaaacacccgcagccatcggggtctgtggagctccccctgcccaggtggggactgtcccctggagcagggacccctCTCAAGGGGACCACTCGAGGCTGAGAGACACCGTACCTTTGCATacctgtgacatttaagatacaTACGGGAAACCGACGCCATGACCTTTGTATCCCACCCAAACCCCGCGTGCGGTAAATAGCGGAGCATTTCCTGCCGATACATCTGGCCTTACGGAATATCTCACCCCCCTGCATTTACTGATCCGTCCTCAATAAAATAATGACtccatcagctctggctgagtgacctctggctcttctcctgcgaCAGCGACGGCGGCTGGTCCACGCTCACCCTGCCcgacagcctgtgctgggggggctgggcccctcgtccccatccctgccccacaccccacagagtgGCTGTCGGAGGCCTCGGGGCTCATGACATCTTGTCACCGGTGGAGGGGACCgatcagctggtggggagggggagcgtgGCCAAACccggggggacacccgtgggtgatgggggaactgggggatgagagccggaggcgctggggcagccggaaCAGGGTGCAGGGGACACGGAGTGCCctcgggctggctgggatggcgcacagacgctggcagcagggatggccgtagcgaggggagcgcggggggccagcagcaccgcccccggctgagtgcagggacccggctgggggcacatggcgaggggaaggagccgctgtccccgcggggagccccggggcgaggagggagcccggccagggcagccccaggggccgaggaggaaggcaaaggggccaggcagcatggaaagcgcagagcagcgcggacgggggtcccaccgagaccccagccctgcgccgaCTCCGCTcaggggtgtaagaaaggcaggtgttgcttttgcagaggagaaaagccgtttccatcagaggtgacacgataagggaatgactgagacaaagaggctccagcaaaggcttgtagaacatctcttatcacacagacaaaaggacaaactgattcctactgcattagcgtctggaagggtagtcatacatttaaccagggctaatgacattgagcaatttttttgttaccaaaaaggaaggaaataaactagtcagataatctctttaggtgtagcataaagagaagcaaacagcggcaggacatgcgggaagaattttaggcgcctcgcacagaccgtgaaccctggagtacccaaccaacgggaaagaggggagggaaaaattgggccgggattaggaaataaaaaggtgtggtgtttcaagaacggaaagtgtgcctacttgctaggtcacccgctcttgcaagagcgtgaataaaaatgtgcctcccagaggattctgcctgagcctatttcattcggaccggaacttatttctcacaatttgggggctcgtccgggagcagaagtcatctttttgggagtccgtgttgccgaaggatgggaagacgcgtcctGTTGTTTTCAacggtctcgtggatcgtcggcagggattccgggaggaatcgactaagatctcgagacccagttgtgcagcagactctgtgaaccacagggggaaaagggataggtgcagtcggcacagagagtacgaccaggcaactccgtgcacggaccaaggtaagaaaaatcggaccgttaaagtattgccttgatggtcgggacattctaagggacttgtgtgtgagtgactgagacgtactgcggtacgaagcgagtgtggagtcgggatccgcggttctgtagtcccgcgaggggcgcagccggagaaggacgaagcgaaaggaaggggtgtaagaaaagtctctgttcagaatgggaaataaggattctaggcctagggatgaagaaggggatactaagaaagaccccgggaacattcccccagacagtcctttaggggagaatgctgagttttcggaatgattcttcttgtacaagggataaagataaaaagaaaatgatttgttttgttcggaccgcatcccggaggggccgggggcggacgggggggccgtggacatcctgggaagggtctcaggggtgtcctaggggtcctgtgtctgtcttagaggatcccagaggtgtcccaggtgggacacgtttgcatttgcatttgaatttgtttggaccaaagaacccataagacctcctagtgtattttggcccaaatttggatctgatgaacactgggtctgtcagactttaaacatgtatgtgaataataaggactaataaggaagtcaaagaaggtgaatatgctttttgctgggtcaagatgaatagattcaggaacgcccaaatccattttatatgttcgcaGCCCAGAccgtcggtgatgtttcaatcgacaaagaaattgaatccccgaagtgggaccccttaggctgttacttgggggcgagggagaggggtgaataacaggggacgaggactgccccgaccgctcctaccagcagctcgaggttcaccggtagggtgttatcattgtgggatttacagaatcccctaatttGCTTGgcgagtgttagaacaagtgcttgaacaatccagccctccattgggagtagccctgcttcagtatgtggatgattattggtatctggggaggaagaaggcagggtaaaagaagccacgaatgagttactgaactttttgggacagtaaggtttgagggtctcaaaaaaaaaataaaaaaaaaattgcaataggtggaaacagaagtgaagtacttgggacatgtagtcagtgaagggagtcgaaaaaataaatcctataaaccttgtaagtctggggataaaaggatggagaaaatgactgttacattgggagagaagaaacttgatacgtgacggaccagtcgacgggctgtgttctctccctccgccccaggcagggacgcctttctgggtaagcgctgcgcctttcaccctctggtgaatgttaccccgggttgctgtactatcattatttttgctagcaatgttaacctgaagtaattagcgctattgtagtcagtgaatttatcaacggcaatctcaagtctgttctgtcgctctcaataaaacaactaatttcgattatttgtgaatctgattcagtgaaagtcctgtggtgggactctgatagtaaatcagtgaaagtccgggactctgacagacaaatacaccaacaagtaaaagcatctgaaaaattccctagtgcatggtccgctcaaatatgtgagatgtataccttaaagcaggcacttaaattaactggagaaaggagaaggaacaatatacacagactctcgctatgcctttggggtagtgcatacctttggtaaaatttgggaagaacgaggactaataaacagcaaagggaaagaacttttacacaaagaacttacacagcaggtgttagctaatatattaataccaagtgaaatagcagctttacatgttaaaggtcaccagagagacaattcaatcaccgcaaggggaaacagattagcggacaaggtggcaaaagaggcagccttggggcaggagaagcaatgacagaagcaggggcagtggagaaaggtggtaaatggattctgcctggcggaagggaaatggtcaacaaacaatgagagaaacagtgacagtgttacaacagggaagccattggggaacgcatgcaacgtgcgaatagttttgtggaagtacaggtgctttggcatatacacaatagccaaacaaatttgtgagggatgtgctatttgtaagaaagtaaacaagaaagccttgagaaagcaatcttcgggaggaggagagcccggcttgagactattccaaagtatacaggtagacttcagtgaactaccaccaacaggcaggcgaaaagatcttttagtcctagtggaccgtctgactggatgggtggaagcctaccccttggtgtcagctactgcagcaggggtaattaagataatactcgaacagattattcccagatacgggttagtggagaatagaaactcagatcggggcagtcattttatctaaaatccttcaaggaattctggaaagtttagggatggtgtgggaatttcatatcccctagcatcccccgtcatcaggaaaagttgaggatgaaccagaccattaagagacaatTCAGTAAGAGACAATTGTCGAAATTACCACGGACTAAATGTTTGCccatagcattgttgaggatccagacttctagaaaagatacaggtctctcgccctgtgagacgctttttggactaccttatatgggtaacagagaagacttgcccacttttgaaactaaagatatgtttcttaagaaccgtacactggggttgtcgtcttctttctctcgcctcagaaataaaggatttcttgctcaaactccgccgttggaatttgtcgtccatccgtataaaccaggggactgggtactagtcaaatcctggacGGAGAGTAAGCtacaaccggagtgggaaggaccattccaagtcctcctcactactgaaaccgcagtaaggacagcagaaaaaggatgggctcactacgctcagcaaaaaggagcagttgaacccccgccaacagatccggtagaacggtggactgtacattctactgacagcccactgcgagtaaccctaaagagacaataagccgtgggttggggcgggatgatccagttgggagacataaatctgtgcatgccatgaattttaagaagcgttttgcgatgatactggtcataggggcggtgttgagcttcccactaggaagctggagtgtacacctagatcacctacgaagtgcacacccagattacccggttaggcttatcataaatatcactaaaggagataccccacagactgtacgctttgatgcctgtcaagtactgaagtgtgggaagctagaggcccaaagacggttgagtggtgaaaacaggtacctgttcccagaaatttggagggtcgcagagggatatcaggaggctgcaccttgtgaccgatggagtgaagcgtggtggaccacccaaattggagggtgggccattgatgacaagtggttcaagtcttcttattattaccctctcaaaaagaaaatacatttttacaaaggatcaccttccccagagtgtggcctttttgaatggactcctcggttgataactataacccagagggacgatacagctaacctgaggtatggaataggagcagatgtgtctggaagagagccaaggggaagatttagaatagacctactggaaaatagcagttaagcagaagggacagctatgactactaaaactcccagtaatacaacagtgggaaccactgaatgacccagctttggtaacggttgctgagattacagatcttagacaaacatttgagattgagacagggtacggtgagacgaatgcttgggtagaatgggtaaaatatactgttaatagtttgaaccaaagcaattgctctgcttgtgcctcaggaaggcccacagcacagattgtcccttttcccttagggtggacgaaagattccctagggatgtggtgtatgatagcattataccaagaaaggacggcctggggaaacgaggcttgtcattcactttccttactgtttcctgccttggaatctagagatgttaaagtgccaccagcattttccacagcaattggtaaccatccagcgtgcctctcacggcagggtgtgaatgctaccaaacctggggggggatttaccctgtgcactgaaactctgaatgggaccaaggatgtaaaaggaaactactcagcgatacgagtgccttgggtggatctctggtggtattgtggagggaagaccttgcgatctgtgttgccggctaactggaaaggtacatgtggaatggtacaattggcaataccattcaccctagcatttgaaaaaggaacaggaaccctgagctcaggcagtagcgtaaaaagaagtgtgggtgtatcctttgatgaacggatatatatagatcccattggagtccctagaggagtcccagatgaacacaaagcaaggaatcagacaggagcaggattcgagtctgtctttttctggtggataactataagcaaaaatgtagattggataaattatatgtactataaccaacagaggtttattaattataccagagatgcattgaaaggaatagctgaacgattggatgcaaccagcggatggcatgggaaaataggattgccCCGGACGTGAtcttagcagagaagggaggtgtgtgtgtaatgttagggaaccggtgctgcaccttcatccccaacaatacagctccagatggtgctataactaaagcccttcgagggctcaccagtctagctgatgagttagctgagaactctggaatagacacctcactgacaagtTGGCTGGATTCCCGGTTTGGGAAACGGAAAGGTatggtggtatcaatattgacttctcttataatggtagcgggaatgttagcggctgtcggacgctgtatcattccctgtgtgcgaggattagttcaacgattaattgaaactgccctaacgaaacgaatggaagtagaccctcccccataccctgggaaaaagcttcatctagaagacaataaaaactgtcgagaagaagaagaagaaaacatcacGCTGTCGGCTCCagaggcctcatatggaaccatgccctgggaatgcaaaagacaataagattatgagaaaggaaagggggaaattgtaagaaaggcaggtgttgcttttgcagaggagaaaagccgtttccatcagaggtgacacgataagggaatgactgagacaaagaggctccagcaaaggcttgtagaacatctcttatcacacagacaaaaggacaaactgattcctactgcattagcgtctggaagggtagtcatacatttaaccagggctaatgacattgagcaatttttttgttaccaaaaaggaaggaaataaactagtcagataatctctttaggtgtagcataaagagaagcaaacagcggcaggacatgcgggaagaattttaggcgcctcgcacagaccgtgaaccctggagtacccaaccaacgggaaagaggggagggaaaaattgggccgggattaggaaataaaaaggtgtggtgtttcaagaacggaaagtgtgcctacttgctaggtcacccgctcttgcaagagcgtgaataaaaatgtgcctcccagaggattctgcctgagcctatttcattcggaccggaacttatttctcacaatttgggggctcgtccgggagcagaagtcatctttttgggagtccgtgttgccgaaggatgggaagacgcgtcctGTTGTTTTCAacggtctcgtggatcgtcggcagggattccgggaggaatcgactaagatctcgagacccagttgtgcagcagactctgtgaaccacagggggaaaagggataggtgcagtcggcacagagagtacgaccaggcaactccgtgcacggaccaaggtaagaaaaatcggaccgttaaagtattgccttgatggtcgggacattctaagggacttgtgtgtgagtgactgagacgtactgcggtacgaagcgagtgtggagtcgggatccgcggttctgtagtcccgcgaggggcgcagccggagaaggacgaagcgaaaggaaggggtgtaagaaaagtctctgttcagaatgggaaataaggattctaggcctagggatgaagaaggggatactaagaaagaccccgggaacattcccccagacagtcctttaggggagaatgctgaggtttcggaatgattcttcttgtacaagggataaagataaaaagaaaatgatttgttttgttcggaccgcatcccggaggggccgggggcggacgggggggccgtggacatcctgggaagggtctcaggggtgtcctaggggtcctgtgtc
Encoded here:
- the LOC134512340 gene encoding neuronal acetylcholine receptor subunit alpha-10-like codes for the protein MTLKRNQVLTSYLWVRQAWLDAHLAWDKDAYGGIDSIRIPSSYVWRPDIIILYNDADDGFGGSVETNVVLRSDGHITWDSPAITKSSCKVDVSYLPFDGQRCRLTFGSWTYNGNQIDLRNRLDTGDLTDFVENVEWEALGMPATRNIITYGCCSEPYPDVTYTLLLRRRASFYIFSLLLPCIMVSFLAPLGFYLPADSGEKVSLGVTVLLALTVFQLLVVESTQPSESVPFIGKYYIATMTMITASTALTIFIMNVHHCGPGPRPVPPWARWLILHHMAWLCCVYEVGESCKSPRRVLGRQACREDTGGLGESPMEGEVGAEAGGCPRDCCLCHHDGLLRNMGYVASCCRHHQASQRWTGEWKKVAKVMDRFFMWVFFLMVFLMSVLVLGNAA